The region AATTTTCCTGTAAAAGAAAGTTTTCTGGATAAATTTTCGATTCAGGCAGATGGCTATTATACGTATACAAAAGATAAAATTGTTGCGGCGCCTACAGGAAATTTATTCCGCTGGATGATGACGAATATTGGTCAGGTAAAAGGAAAAGGAATTGAAACCGTTGTAAATTTAGGTACACATATCCACAAAGTAAATCTGGATGCCAATTTGACTTATACCTATTCTCAAAGTCAGGATTTTACAAAGGTTTCGGGTTTACAAATGTCTTCTTACGGCGATCAGATTCCATACACGCCTTGGCACAGCGGATCTGGAATTCTGAATGCGGGTTATGAATCGTGGAATTTCAATTACAGTTTTATATACGTTGGAAAACGCTACAACGGAAACGTCAACAATATCAAAGTAAACGAAGTACAGCCTTGGTACACACACGATCTGGCGGTTCAAAAATCTTTCCTCCTCAATAAATACAAATTAAATGCAACGGTAGAAGTCAATAATGCCTTCAATCAGCAATACGAAGTGATTTACAATTATCCAATGCCGGGCAGAACGTTCAAATTTATAATTGGTTTTGAGTTATGAAAAAGGGTTTTATAAAAATAATAATTAGCTTATTTACAGCTATAGTATTGGTTTCCTGCAGGGAAGATGAAACAATATTTCTGTCTTCAGATACCAATGTTGCCGTGCCGACAACTGATGGCAATATTGAAGGTTTTTATCTGCTGAATGAAGGGAATATGGGAATGAACCGCGCCAGCATCGACGTTTTCAATTACAGAACAGGAAATTATACCACCGATGTTTATTCAGAACGAAATCCTTCAGTTGTAAAAGAATTAGGCGATGTTGGAAACGATATTCAAATCTATGGCAATAAGGTTTATGCGGTCATCAATGTCTCCAACAAAGTAGAAGTTTTAGAAAAATGGACGGCAAAAAGAATCAAAAAAATTGATATTCCAAACTGTCGTTATGTTACTTTTTACAAAGACAAGGCTTATGTAAGTTCCTATTCAGGCCCGGTTGCCATTAATCCGAATGCAGAAATTGGTTTTGTTGCCGAAATCGATACGACTTCTTTAGAAATAAAAAGAAAAGTGACTGTTGGTTATCAACCGGAACAAATGGTGGTGCATAACGGAAAATTGTATGTAGCGAATTCAGGCGGTTATCGTGTTCCAAATTACGATCGAACCGTTTCGGTAATTGATTTAGAGACTTTCACAGAAATCAAAAAAATAGATGTCGGTATTAATTTGTACAGCATGGAGATTGACAGCCGTGGCGATATTTATGTGAGTTCACGAGGCGATTATTACAATACACAGCCCAATCTTTTTGTGATTGATACCAAAACAGACGAAAAGAAAATGCAACTCGATATTCCGGCTTTGGGAATGTGTCTGGTTGATGATCTGCTTTATTATTATAGTGTTTCGTGGAGTTATCTCACGAACAGCAATAAGATTACGTACGGAATTTTAGATACTAAAACCAAAAAGATAATCAGCGATAAAATCATTACGGATGGAACCGAGAAAAAAATCATGATTCCGTATGGACTTCAGGTTAATCCCGAAACCAAAGAAATCTATATAACCGATGCTCAAAATTATGTCGTAACAGGCTACATCTACTGTTTTACGCCGGACGGCCGATTAAAATGGAAAACTACAGCAGGAAATATTCCTGCGCATATTGCTTTTATAACCAAAAAATAAAGATATGAATCAGAGATTTTTAAAGTATTGTCATGTATTAACGCTCGCTTTTTTTGTCATTTCACTTGCAAATTGTTCAGGCGGAGATAATGACAATCCGGATTCTGGAGGAGAATCGGTAACGAACGAATTTAAAACCACGCGTTTTTCAATTATTAGTTTGAGTGCTAAAGCAACTGTCAGTGCAGAAGCCTTGTACAATTGGACAGTTGAAAATGTTTCTTCAGAAAATTATTCTTTGGTCAATACAACTTCGAAAGAAGCTTTATTTGCTTCAACTGCTGAAGGAAAGTATGAATTTAAAGTTGTTATTACAGATAAAGGAACAACTAAGACTCAAAAAGTGACTGTAATTGTGACTGCTGAAAGTAAAGAATTAAAAACGTTTATTTCTAAAGTATTCGAATTTAAACCAGCTCCGGGACAATTTGTAAATGATCTTCCTGTGGCTAATGACGGAGACTCGGCTGATAGAATTTTGACAAGAGCCAATTCGTATTTGGCAAAGAAAAACGGTGATCTTATTTCGCTTGGCGCTTTTGGCGGTTATGTTGTTTTTGGTTTTGACCATAGTATTGTAAACCTAAAAGGGAAACGTGATTTTAGGGTTTTGGGAAATGCTTTTTGGGCAGATGCCAATCCGAATCCGAATGCGGAATTGCGTGGCGGAAGCAGTGAAGCGGGAATTATAATGGTTTCTTATGATAAAAACAAAAACGGACTTCCGGATGACGAATGGTACGAAATTGAAGGCGCAGGCCACAAAATGGAAAAAACAATTCGCAACTATGAAATAACGTATTACAGACCAGATCCTAATAAAATTCCAGTTCCGGGCGGTGGAACGGGAACGGTAACTTTTACCGATTTGGAATACATCTACTGGAAAGACAATCAAGGGAAAGATGGTTATCTGGCGCAGAATAATGCTTACAATCATTCTTTAGAATATTGGCCAAAATGGCTGAAAGGTGAAGCTTCAATTACTTTCAAAGGAACAAGATTACCAGACAATGCCGTGGATGAAAGCGGTAATGGAAGCTATTTTGTACAATATGCTTTTTTATACGGTTATGCCGATAATGCCCCAAATAATGATGACGACTCTGCAATCGATATTGATTGGGCAATAGACAGCGCGGGAAAAAAAGTACAGCTTCCGGCAATAGATTTTGTAAAAGTGTATAACGGACTCAATCAGCAGGCGGGCTGGCTCGGCGAAACTTCAACCGAAATCATGGGAGCAACTGATCTGCATCTTTCAGGAGAAAATATTCCAACGAGATAATTTTAACTAGTATCAAATCAAATTATTATAATCAATTTATGAAAAAAAATGTTACCCGATTTTTATTGCTGGCATTTGCGTTCACCTTTATTGGATGCAGCAGTGATGACAAAGATGAGAACGCTAACGTAATCGACATTACGCTTCAGGAAAAATATGAAACGTCAACCTTTACGGTTTTAGATATCACAGCTTCGGATGCCGGTGCGACTGCTAAATACGAATGGATTATGACAAAAAATCCAGTAAATCAGGTAACGGATTCGATTGTTGGAACTGCCAAAGATCTTCGATTTACAGCTATTTATGCTGGTTCTTATGAATTTACATTGAACGTAACAGCAGAAAACAAAAAAGGAAGTAAAAGTACAATTGTAACAGTTGTTAACGAGGCTTCAAATTTCAATCCGTACATCACCCGAATTTTTGATTTTGATCCTGCACCGGGAATGTTTGCCAATGATATTTATAAAGACGGAAATACTAAAGAAGAGGTAGTAAAAACAGCTTTAGGAAGAATCAACGAAACCAATGTGGGTTATTTATTAGACTTAGGCGGTTTTGGAGGCTCTATTACTGTTGGGTTTGACCATACGGTTGTGAATGTTCCGGGAACAAGTGATTTTAGAGTATATGGAGGAGATGTTTCAAATCCGACAGCTACAAAAGCCAATCCGCCGGCACCGGGATTAATTTTTGTGGCTTACGATAAAAATAAAAACGGAAAACCAGATGCAGACGAATGGTACGAAATAGCAGGAA is a window of Flavobacterium crocinum DNA encoding:
- a CDS encoding YncE family protein gives rise to the protein MKKGFIKIIISLFTAIVLVSCREDETIFLSSDTNVAVPTTDGNIEGFYLLNEGNMGMNRASIDVFNYRTGNYTTDVYSERNPSVVKELGDVGNDIQIYGNKVYAVINVSNKVEVLEKWTAKRIKKIDIPNCRYVTFYKDKAYVSSYSGPVAINPNAEIGFVAEIDTTSLEIKRKVTVGYQPEQMVVHNGKLYVANSGGYRVPNYDRTVSVIDLETFTEIKKIDVGINLYSMEIDSRGDIYVSSRGDYYNTQPNLFVIDTKTDEKKMQLDIPALGMCLVDDLLYYYSVSWSYLTNSNKITYGILDTKTKKIISDKIITDGTEKKIMIPYGLQVNPETKEIYITDAQNYVVTGYIYCFTPDGRLKWKTTAGNIPAHIAFITKK
- a CDS encoding cell surface protein; amino-acid sequence: MNQRFLKYCHVLTLAFFVISLANCSGGDNDNPDSGGESVTNEFKTTRFSIISLSAKATVSAEALYNWTVENVSSENYSLVNTTSKEALFASTAEGKYEFKVVITDKGTTKTQKVTVIVTAESKELKTFISKVFEFKPAPGQFVNDLPVANDGDSADRILTRANSYLAKKNGDLISLGAFGGYVVFGFDHSIVNLKGKRDFRVLGNAFWADANPNPNAELRGGSSEAGIIMVSYDKNKNGLPDDEWYEIEGAGHKMEKTIRNYEITYYRPDPNKIPVPGGGTGTVTFTDLEYIYWKDNQGKDGYLAQNNAYNHSLEYWPKWLKGEASITFKGTRLPDNAVDESGNGSYFVQYAFLYGYADNAPNNDDDSAIDIDWAIDSAGKKVQLPAIDFVKVYNGLNQQAGWLGETSTEIMGATDLHLSGENIPTR
- a CDS encoding PKD domain-containing protein: MKKNVTRFLLLAFAFTFIGCSSDDKDENANVIDITLQEKYETSTFTVLDITASDAGATAKYEWIMTKNPVNQVTDSIVGTAKDLRFTAIYAGSYEFTLNVTAENKKGSKSTIVTVVNEASNFNPYITRIFDFDPAPGMFANDIYKDGNTKEEVVKTALGRINETNVGYLLDLGGFGGSITVGFDHTVVNVPGTSDFRVYGGDVSNPTATKANPPAPGLIFVAYDKNKNGKPDADEWYEIAGSQHAKSTTVKNFKVTYNKKAAGEPLVTSSALWTDYEHVYCENSKGDKYYLARPRGKKEFYPLWATQTSVSYEGLKLDVDFKTARAGQTTLWYSTPPEWGYVNAVNPDIDIDWAVDKNGNKANLPGIDFIKVVNCVSEPMGLCQQQSSMATVFAGAGDLHILKKYNLKQANK